Part of the Prochlorococcus sp. MIT 0603 genome is shown below.
TTCAATTAAGCGCTCAATCACAATTCGTGCTGTAGTTACTCCTTCTTGGAAAACTGAAGCAGAAAGTGAAATAAGCGCTGCTATTTCTACAAGTGATGAGCAATTATCACAACTAGAGAAGGAGGGACAACAAGTTGTTGATGGGTTGAGAACTCAAAGTGCAAACCCCCTTGACCCTAGAATCCAAGAGCAAGTTTCTCAAGTGCAACAACAAGTTGCTTCGAAACGTTCCGAATTAGAGGATCAGAAACGTAATTTGTTGCAACAGCAGGCGCAAGTACGAGAATTAGATATGGAAGAGATTGTTGAACAAGGCCAAATAGAAAGCTTTTGTGATCTTAAGGTTGGTGACAATTTGATCAGCAAGATGAAGGTCTCACTCCTTGTGAGAGATGGTGTTGTTGAATCTATAGATCAAGACTAAATCATTGTTTTTGTTTCTTTGGTCCATAGGTCTTTAATATTGGAGTAAGACTTTAGGGAGAAGGTATTGACAAGCCACGACATTTTCATGCCAGCTCTCAGTTCAACCATGACTGAGGGAAAGATAGTTGAATGGTTGAAGGAGCCCGGAGACAAGGTTTCTCGAGGTGAGTCTGTACTTGTTGTTGAATCTGATAAGGCTGATATGGATGTTGAGTCTTTTCAAGATGGCTTTCTTGCAGCAGTTCTAATGCCTGCTGGAAGTACTGTCCCAGTTGGTGAAACTATTGGCTTAATAGTCGAAACTAAAGATGAAATTGCTTCTGTACAAGAAGCTAATCCTCCAAAAATAAAAGATGTTGATAATAAAGGGTCGTCTTCTTCACAGGCTTCATCAGAAAAAGAGGTAGTTGCAAAAGTTTCACCATCTCAATCCCCATCTCCAGCTATTGCAAAACAGCAGGATCAAAAGACTTCATCATCACCTTCGCCAGTTGTGAGGAATCAGGGGAGAGTAGTGGCAACCCCAAGGGCTAAAAAACTTTCCACACAACTTGGTGTCGACCTCTCAACAGTTGCAGGTACTGGCCCACATGGAAGGATCCAAGCAGATGATGTTAAAAGATCTCAGGGTCAACCTATTAGCGTCCCATGGATAGCGGAAAGCAATGCGCCTGCTCAAATATCACCTCCCCCAGCTTCTCTTGCTTCTGGAGGTATTTCTTCTAATGCCGCTAAGAACATTGAGATGCCAGAAGGTAATAGTTTTGGCTCTCCTGGAGAAACAGTTCCCTTTAAGACTCTTCAGCAGGCGGTAAATCGGAACATGGAAACTAGTCTTGAAGTTCCTTGCTTTAGGGTTGGGTATTCAATTAATACAGACAGACTTGATTCTTTCTATAAGCAGGTGAAGCCTAACGGGGTTACCATGACAGCATTGTTGGCAAAAGCGGTAGGGAATACTCTTGCACGGCATCCTCAGGTGAATGCTGCTTACAGCACTAAGGGTATGGTCTACCCAGCTCAAATCAATGTAGCTATAGCTGTTGCGATGGAAGACGGGGGTCTGATTACTCCGGTATTAAAGGATGCAAACACCACTGATTTGTTTGAGTTGTCACGTCAATGGTCTGATTTAGTTAAGCGCTCTAGATCCAAGCAGCTTCAGCCTGATGAATACAATAGCGGCACTTTTACACTTTCAAATTTGGGAATGTTTGGAGTGGATCGTTTTGATGCAATACTCCCCCCAGGTACTGGTGCGATTTTGGCAGTAGGGGCTTCACTCCCTTCAGTAGTTGCAGGGAAAGATGGCTCTATTGCTGTAAAACGTCAAATGCAAGTTAACTTAACCGCAGATCACCGAATTGTTTATGGTGCTGATGGGGCAGCTTTTTTAAAAGATCTTGCTAATTTGATTGAAAACAATCCTGAAGGTCTTTCTTCTTAAAGAGTAATTACCTATGGTATGAATTTTTACTTGTTTAATTTCATAGGCACTTCCATTGCTTATAGATCCAAAAGATTTTTTGCTTAGTTCTTATAACTATGAGTTAGATACAAACCTCATAGCACAAGAGCCTATCGAGCCTCGACATAATGCTCGTATGATGGTTGTTCCTAAGAGCAATGCTCTTCTTGCAAAATCATTAGATTTAAAAGTTTGGGATTTATTAAATCAACTCAATCCAGGTGATTTGCTTGTAATGAATGACACTCGTGTGTTGCAGGCAAGATTAAGAGTCAGGTTGAAGAATGGTTCTTTAGCAGAGCTTTTGCTTATAGAACCACAAGAAGATGGCCGTTGGTTGTGTCTTGGAAAGCCAGCCAAGAAAATGAATCCTGGAGATTGTTTGCTTTTAGAAGCTTCTGAACAATCCTCGCTATCGTTGAGAATTCTTAATAGGGATAAAACCACTGGTGGCCGAATAGTCCAGTTTCCGGCTTCTTTTGGTAATAGAGAAACGATGGAAGACCTTTTGAAGAAATATGGTGAGATGCCATTGCCTCCATATATTCATCGATATGACTTAAGTAATATTGAGCGTTATCAGACGAGATATGCTTCAAAGCCTGGAGCTGTCGCTGCTCCTACTGCAGGATTACATTTAAGCGATCAATTGTTGGATGCACTTAGGCGGAAAGGAGTATTTATGGCAAATGTGACTTTGCATGTTGGGCTTGGAACATTTAGACCTTTGCAAGAAGAAAATTTAAATGACTTAAGCCTGCATAGTGAATGGGTTGAAGTCAAAGAAGAGGTTGTCTCTGCAATTAACGAATGTCGTTGTAGAAGAGGCCGTGTGATTGCAGTAGGTACTACAACGGTCAGATCACTTGAAGCAGCATTTCTTGCAGGGCAAGGAAGCTTGCAACCATTTAAAGGTTCTACTGATTTGGTTATAAAACCTGGTTATAAATTTGGAATCATTGATGGTCTGTTAACCAATTTCCATCTTCCTAAAAGCTCTCTCCTGCTAATGGTAAGCGCTCTGATAGGAAGAGAAAATCTTCTCACTCTCTATAAACAAGCCAGGGAGAAAAAATATAGATTTTTTTCTTATGGCGATGCAATGCTAATTCGTCCTTAGAAAATCTTCTGTTTTACGAACCTTTTAGCTAGAAGCTGGTTCTTGGATGATGCCTGTTGGCACATCTGAGAACAACACTGAAGAAACATAACGCTCTGCAAGATCTGGCAAGACAACAACAATTGTCTTGCCAGCAAATTGTTCCTGTTCAGACAATCGGATTGCGGCTACCGCTGCGGCACCGCATGAGATACCAGCTAGTATTCCTTCTTCTTTGGCTAGGCGCAGAGCCATCTCTATAGACTCTTCATTACTAACCTGTTCGACTTGATCTACTAATTTGAGGTCGAGGTTTTTAGGAATAAAACCAGCACCAATTCCTTGTATTTTATGTGGGCCAGGCTTAACTTCTTCTCCATTAAGAGTTTGAGTTATAACAGGACTATGAGAAGGCTCAACAGCTACTGAAAGAATTTTCTTGCCTTTTTCTTCTTTTACATATTTAGACACACCTGTGATTGTCCCTCCAGTTCCAACCCCTGCAACAAGTACATCAAGATTTCCATTGCAGTCATTCCATATTTCAGGTCCAGTGGTTTTGAAATGAATTTCTGGGTTTGCAGGGTTGTCAAATTGACCAGGCATAAAATATTTGCTTGGATCACTCTCTGCAATCTCTTTTGCTTTTGAAATAGCCCCAGGCATTCCTTTTGCGGCTTCTGTAAGGATAAGTTCAGCGCCTAGTACTGCCATCATCCTTCGTCTTTCTAATGACATTGACTCTGGCATTGTTAAGACCAATTTGTAGCCTTTGGCTGCAGCTGTAAAAGCCAGTGCAATACCAGTATTGCCAGAAGTAGGTTCGATAATTGTTTTTTCTTTTGTAAGTAAGCCTCTTTTTTCGGCGTCCCAAATCATATTTGCTCCAATTCTGCACTTGACGCTGTAAGCAGGATTACGCCCTTCAATCTTTGCTAGGACTGTGGCTTTAGAGTTTTTAGTAACAGAATTCAGCTTAACCAAAGGAGTATTGCCTATAGCAAGGCAGTTGTCTTGGTATATAGGAGCCATTTTGA
Proteins encoded:
- a CDS encoding YlqD family protein — translated: MSDETTISIKRSITIRAVVTPSWKTEAESEISAAISTSDEQLSQLEKEGQQVVDGLRTQSANPLDPRIQEQVSQVQQQVASKRSELEDQKRNLLQQQAQVRELDMEEIVEQGQIESFCDLKVGDNLISKMKVSLLVRDGVVESIDQD
- a CDS encoding dihydrolipoamide acetyltransferase family protein, with the protein product MTSHDIFMPALSSTMTEGKIVEWLKEPGDKVSRGESVLVVESDKADMDVESFQDGFLAAVLMPAGSTVPVGETIGLIVETKDEIASVQEANPPKIKDVDNKGSSSSQASSEKEVVAKVSPSQSPSPAIAKQQDQKTSSSPSPVVRNQGRVVATPRAKKLSTQLGVDLSTVAGTGPHGRIQADDVKRSQGQPISVPWIAESNAPAQISPPPASLASGGISSNAAKNIEMPEGNSFGSPGETVPFKTLQQAVNRNMETSLEVPCFRVGYSINTDRLDSFYKQVKPNGVTMTALLAKAVGNTLARHPQVNAAYSTKGMVYPAQINVAIAVAMEDGGLITPVLKDANTTDLFELSRQWSDLVKRSRSKQLQPDEYNSGTFTLSNLGMFGVDRFDAILPPGTGAILAVGASLPSVVAGKDGSIAVKRQMQVNLTADHRIVYGADGAAFLKDLANLIENNPEGLSS
- the queA gene encoding tRNA preQ1(34) S-adenosylmethionine ribosyltransferase-isomerase QueA, which produces MLIDPKDFLLSSYNYELDTNLIAQEPIEPRHNARMMVVPKSNALLAKSLDLKVWDLLNQLNPGDLLVMNDTRVLQARLRVRLKNGSLAELLLIEPQEDGRWLCLGKPAKKMNPGDCLLLEASEQSSLSLRILNRDKTTGGRIVQFPASFGNRETMEDLLKKYGEMPLPPYIHRYDLSNIERYQTRYASKPGAVAAPTAGLHLSDQLLDALRRKGVFMANVTLHVGLGTFRPLQEENLNDLSLHSEWVEVKEEVVSAINECRCRRGRVIAVGTTTVRSLEAAFLAGQGSLQPFKGSTDLVIKPGYKFGIIDGLLTNFHLPKSSLLLMVSALIGRENLLTLYKQAREKKYRFFSYGDAMLIRP
- the cysK gene encoding cysteine synthase A, producing the protein MAPIYQDNCLAIGNTPLVKLNSVTKNSKATVLAKIEGRNPAYSVKCRIGANMIWDAEKRGLLTKEKTIIEPTSGNTGIALAFTAAAKGYKLVLTMPESMSLERRRMMAVLGAELILTEAAKGMPGAISKAKEIAESDPSKYFMPGQFDNPANPEIHFKTTGPEIWNDCNGNLDVLVAGVGTGGTITGVSKYVKEEKGKKILSVAVEPSHSPVITQTLNGEEVKPGPHKIQGIGAGFIPKNLDLKLVDQVEQVSNEESIEMALRLAKEEGILAGISCGAAAVAAIRLSEQEQFAGKTIVVVLPDLAERYVSSVLFSDVPTGIIQEPASS